The Streptomyces vinaceus genome contains the following window.
GTGCCTCCATGGCCTCCAGTGACGCGAGCAGCGCCTGGACGGGAATCCGGCCGGCGGCCACGAGCTGTGCGCCTCCGCGCCGCAGTTCGCGGGCGAAGGGCGCCGCCCACGTGTTCTCGTACACGATGATCCCCGCGGAGTTGCCGGGTTCCAGGGCGGTGCCGGCGTCGTCGATGTCGCTCTGGTCCAGCAGGCCGGACGAGGCGCCTTCGAAGACGGAGAGGTCGACCTCGTCGCCGAAGTCCTGCAGCTCCACCGCCGTCACCGATCCGTCCAGGTCCTTGCGGACGAAGACCAGGTCGAAGATGCGGATGATGCCGCGATCGACGAGATCGACGAGCATCGGCAGCCCCTCGCCCGTCATCCGGTTGCCCGGAAACTCGATCACGGCGTAGTCCACGGGACCCATGTCGTCGATGCCGCCGAACCCGCCTGATTCGACCTCGCTGCTCATGGCTGCTCCTGTCGTGCTGGGGGAGGGAAGACGTCGCGTCGGCCGCTGGTCCGCGGGCTGGGGGCTCCGGCACGTGA
Protein-coding sequences here:
- a CDS encoding DUF6325 family protein, which translates into the protein MSSEVESGGFGGIDDMGPVDYAVIEFPGNRMTGEGLPMLVDLVDRGIIRIFDLVFVRKDLDGSVTAVELQDFGDEVDLSVFEGASSGLLDQSDIDDAGTALEPGNSAGIIVYENTWAAPFARELRRGGAQLVAAGRIPVQALLASLEAMEAPPGDA